A genomic region of Nymphaea colorata isolate Beijing-Zhang1983 chromosome 2, ASM883128v2, whole genome shotgun sequence contains the following coding sequences:
- the LOC116246909 gene encoding NAC domain-containing protein 83-like — MMSHGVLKLPPGFRFHPTDEELVIQYLRRRALSIPLPAAIISDIDICKYDPWDLPGDGENAKYFFTRKETKYPNGKRSNRACASGYWKATGKDRAVHASRSNLVVGMKKSLVFYRGKAPKGAKTEWVMHEYRLSDFGLQPFVSLQMKNSIQIPMEDWVLCRIFQKKTAQRRHTILQYMEGPCNMARPRSPARPVLIDFMMENQRDSETSSASSSITEVSSCEASDSGDSISSSKRE; from the exons ATGATGAGCCATGGCGTGTTGAAGCTGCCTCCTGGTTTTAGATTTCACCCAACCGACGAGGAGCTTGTGATTCAATACCTGAGGCGCAGGGCGTTGTCCATTCCGCTGCCTGCTGCTATCATATCTGACATAGATATCTGCAAGTATGATCCATGGGATTTGCCTG GTGATGGGGAGAATGCCAAGTACTTCTTCACAAGGAAGGAAACTAAGTACCCAAACGGGAAGAGGTCAAACAGGGCTTGTGCATCTGGCTACTGGAAGGCCACTGGGAAGGACAGGGCGGTCCATGCATCCAGAAGCAACCTGGTTGTGGGTATGAAGAAGAGCCTGGTGTTTTACAGGGGGAAGGCTCCTAAGGGAGCCAAGACCGAGTGGGTCATGCACGAGTACAGGCTCAGTGATTTTGGGCTTCAACCTTTCGTGTCATTGCAGATGAAGAACTCAATCCAA attcCCATGGAAGATTGGGTTCTCTGCCGCATATTTCAGAAAAAGACTGCCCAGAGAAGACACACGATCCTCCAATACATGGAGGGCCCTTGCAACATGGCAAGGCCCAGGAGTCCAGCCAGGCCGGTTCTCATTGACTTCATGATGGAGAACCAGAGAGATTCCGAGACTTCATCAGCGTCCAGCAGCATCACGGAAGTCTCTTCCTGTGAAGCAAGTGACTCTGGGGACAGCATCTCCAGCAGCAAGAGGGAGTAG